A section of the Myxococcus virescens genome encodes:
- a CDS encoding DUF2293 domain-containing protein, translating into MPESLTFAPTSDPRRVRAPDGRVLTVPDGWALLPPGDAGLTRRVKAAGPSWTVAEKVGRKLFSRGVWAPEAHILHARAALEAERATPAYEKKLAAGRERRAREQEAYEVDFANAVLRFLAFSPAWLPHAKRMAVLVATHATPVGSGTVARTERIPLERRAEAAVIAWMRHQTTRYDDMRIARVKGARREVRRELADISRAVLDLHRRDTPHGPAACPLCTALTRT; encoded by the coding sequence ATGCCTGAATCCCTGACCTTCGCGCCGACTTCGGACCCTCGCCGCGTGCGCGCGCCGGATGGCCGCGTGCTCACCGTGCCGGACGGCTGGGCCCTGCTTCCCCCCGGTGACGCCGGACTCACCCGCCGCGTGAAGGCGGCGGGGCCCTCCTGGACCGTGGCGGAGAAGGTGGGCCGCAAGCTGTTCTCCCGGGGCGTGTGGGCGCCGGAAGCGCACATCCTCCACGCCCGCGCCGCCCTCGAGGCCGAGCGCGCCACCCCCGCCTACGAGAAGAAGCTGGCCGCCGGACGCGAGCGCCGCGCCCGCGAGCAGGAGGCCTACGAGGTCGACTTCGCCAACGCCGTGCTGCGCTTCCTCGCCTTCTCCCCGGCGTGGCTGCCGCACGCCAAGCGCATGGCGGTGCTCGTCGCCACCCATGCCACCCCCGTGGGCAGCGGCACCGTGGCCCGCACGGAGCGCATCCCCCTGGAGCGCCGCGCCGAGGCCGCCGTCATCGCGTGGATGCGACATCAGACCACGCGCTACGACGACATGCGCATCGCCCGGGTGAAGGGCGCCCGGCGGGAGGTGCGCCGGGAGCTGGCGGACATCTCCCGCGCCGTGCTGGACCTGCACCGCCGCGATACCCCCCACGGGCCCGCCGCGTGCCCGCTGTGCACCGCGCTGACGCGGACCTGA
- the rnz gene encoding ribonuclease Z: MSLLRLTFLGTSAAQPTLHRNLSGLAVKAHSDLLLFDCGEGSQRQMVRYGTGFTVDAVFFTHFHADHYLGIIGFLRTLGMTGRSEPIHLYGPPSAKRLLHQAVHLGVESMSFPVEIHELKDGDVVPRKGYAVHAVGVDHRINALGYALVEDDRPGRFNLDVARSLGVPEGPSFGKLQRGEPVTLEDGRTVKPEDVLGAPRPGRRLVISGDTRPCPALVKAAKDADLLVHESTFSDDEQERAVETRHSTAREAARVAREAGARRLVLTHLSSRHDTDPSKLLTQAREEYQGPVEVAFDGFTVELPLRD; encoded by the coding sequence ATGTCCCTCCTCAGGCTCACGTTCCTCGGTACATCCGCCGCGCAGCCCACGCTGCACCGGAACCTGTCCGGACTCGCGGTGAAGGCGCACTCGGACCTGCTCCTCTTCGACTGTGGCGAGGGCAGCCAGCGGCAGATGGTGCGCTACGGCACCGGCTTCACCGTGGACGCGGTGTTCTTCACGCATTTCCACGCGGACCACTACCTGGGCATCATCGGCTTCCTGCGCACGCTGGGCATGACGGGGCGCTCCGAGCCCATCCACCTGTACGGCCCGCCCTCCGCGAAGCGCCTGCTCCACCAGGCCGTCCACCTGGGCGTGGAGTCCATGTCCTTCCCAGTGGAGATTCACGAACTGAAGGACGGTGACGTGGTGCCGCGCAAGGGCTACGCGGTCCACGCGGTGGGCGTGGACCACCGCATCAACGCCCTGGGCTACGCGCTGGTGGAGGACGACCGGCCCGGGCGCTTCAACCTGGACGTGGCGCGCTCACTGGGCGTGCCGGAGGGTCCCAGCTTCGGAAAGCTCCAGCGGGGCGAGCCGGTGACGCTGGAGGACGGGCGGACGGTGAAGCCGGAGGACGTGCTCGGCGCGCCACGCCCGGGGCGCCGGCTGGTCATCTCCGGGGACACGCGCCCGTGCCCGGCGCTGGTGAAGGCCGCGAAGGACGCGGACCTGCTGGTCCACGAGTCCACCTTCTCCGACGACGAACAGGAGCGGGCCGTGGAGACCCGGCACTCCACCGCGCGGGAAGCGGCGCGTGTGGCGCGAGAGGCGGGAGCACGGCGGCTGGTGCTCACCCACCTCTCCAGCCGGCACGACACCGACCCCTCGAAGCTGCTCACGCAGGCGCGTGAGGAGTACCAGGGGCCGGTGGAGGTGGCTTTCGACGGGTTCACCGTCGAATTGCCCCTCAGGGACTGA
- a CDS encoding rhomboid family intramembrane serine protease → MIPISDDNPTLRTPVVTYLLLGTIGFVWVFIQGAGLDAYRLAASVCNLGMVPGELTGKAALGLPVPLGDGLACVVDNEPINLLTPITSMFLHGGWGHLLGNCLFFWVFGNNVEDSMGRLRFVVFYLLCGLAAAAAHLLVDPGSPVPTVGASGAISGVMGAYLLLYPRVRVNMLFIIVIFIRVFPVPAWAVLLWWFGVQLFSGLPQLNTVSAEASGGVAFWAHIGGFVAGMALIKLFQNTRYTNQRTSMRHRLHPNHP, encoded by the coding sequence ATGATTCCCATCAGCGACGACAACCCCACCCTCCGCACTCCCGTCGTGACGTACCTGCTGCTCGGCACCATCGGCTTCGTCTGGGTCTTCATCCAGGGCGCGGGCCTGGACGCCTACCGGCTGGCCGCCAGCGTCTGCAACCTGGGCATGGTGCCGGGCGAGCTGACGGGCAAGGCGGCGCTGGGCCTCCCCGTTCCCCTGGGAGATGGGCTGGCGTGCGTGGTGGACAACGAGCCCATCAACCTCCTCACCCCCATCACCTCCATGTTCCTGCACGGCGGCTGGGGACACCTGCTGGGCAACTGCCTCTTCTTCTGGGTCTTCGGCAACAACGTCGAGGACAGCATGGGCCGCCTGCGCTTCGTGGTGTTCTACCTGCTGTGCGGACTGGCCGCGGCGGCGGCGCACCTGCTGGTGGACCCGGGCTCGCCGGTGCCCACGGTGGGCGCGTCCGGCGCCATCTCCGGCGTCATGGGCGCGTACCTGCTGCTCTATCCGCGGGTACGGGTGAACATGCTGTTCATCATCGTCATCTTCATCCGCGTGTTCCCCGTGCCCGCGTGGGCGGTGCTGCTGTGGTGGTTCGGCGTGCAGCTCTTCAGCGGCCTGCCCCAGCTCAACACGGTCAGCGCGGAGGCGTCCGGCGGCGTCGCCTTCTGGGCGCACATCGGCGGCTTCGTGGCGGGCATGGCGCTCATCAAGCTGTTCCAGAACACGCGCTACACGAACCAGCGCACGTCGATGCGCCACCGGCTCCATCCCAACCATCCGTGA
- a CDS encoding amidohydrolase, producing MASPSRCARVSRRTRQELARASRQVPDMTLRRLGGGLLGAVLLLTSLSGCTRRVPPVDDNPAPAPEPTATTTVYVAQRIRTLDPAKPQVEALAVKDGKVLATGTKDEVLAAAGKDARVVDLGGATVVPGLTDAHGHLAGLGRGLVTVDLQGVDTKEEALERLASAPSSAFQGEWLLGRGWDQNDWPEKTFPSRADLDKRFPLRPVALSRVDGHALWVNGEALRRAGITRDTKDPAGGRILRGEGGEPTGILVDNAMELVESVLPPATDAQHAAQLTAALQRGAQVGLTGVHDAGMDLRTFRLLQRWDKEGKLPLRVYAMADGQTGDRETYLKDGPYEGRMLTMRAVKLTLDGALGSRGAAMHQDYSDEPGHRGLLLLSPEEYEARVRAFMARGFQVCTHAIGDRANTVVLDVLSRAAEATGTLQSGRHRVEHAQVMRPEDIERLGRSGFIASVQPTHATSDMPWAEARVGAERIRGAYAWQRLKASGAVLALGSDFPVERPNVLAGLYAARTRQDVRGLPEGGWYGEQRLSGQEALEGFTVGAAHASFAEARRGRLQPGMDADFVALSVDPVDGPVTALPGAEVRLTVVAGVEVYRAFQR from the coding sequence TTGGCCTCCCCGTCCAGGTGCGCCAGAGTGTCGCGCCGGACGCGCCAGGAATTGGCGCGGGCTTCCAGACAGGTGCCAGACATGACGCTACGACGACTCGGTGGTGGACTCCTCGGGGCGGTACTCCTTCTGACAAGCCTTTCGGGCTGCACCCGGCGCGTGCCGCCCGTGGATGACAACCCGGCCCCCGCGCCGGAGCCCACCGCCACCACGACGGTGTACGTGGCCCAGCGCATCCGGACGCTGGACCCGGCGAAGCCCCAGGTGGAGGCGCTCGCGGTGAAGGACGGCAAGGTGCTGGCCACCGGCACCAAAGACGAGGTGCTCGCGGCCGCCGGCAAGGACGCGCGCGTGGTGGACCTGGGCGGCGCCACGGTGGTGCCGGGCCTCACCGACGCGCACGGGCACCTGGCGGGCCTGGGCCGCGGCCTGGTGACAGTGGACCTGCAGGGCGTGGACACCAAGGAGGAGGCCCTGGAGCGGCTCGCCTCGGCGCCCTCCTCCGCGTTCCAAGGTGAGTGGCTGCTGGGCCGCGGCTGGGACCAGAACGACTGGCCGGAGAAGACCTTCCCGTCGCGCGCCGACCTGGACAAGCGCTTTCCCTTGCGGCCGGTGGCGCTGAGCCGCGTGGACGGACACGCGCTGTGGGTCAACGGCGAGGCGCTCCGCCGCGCGGGCATCACCCGTGACACGAAGGACCCGGCGGGCGGGCGCATCCTCCGAGGTGAGGGCGGAGAGCCCACCGGCATCCTGGTGGACAACGCCATGGAGCTGGTGGAGTCCGTGCTGCCGCCCGCCACGGACGCGCAGCACGCGGCGCAGTTGACCGCGGCGCTCCAGCGCGGCGCGCAAGTGGGCCTCACCGGTGTCCACGACGCGGGCATGGACCTGCGCACCTTCCGCCTGCTCCAGCGCTGGGACAAGGAAGGCAAGCTGCCGCTGCGCGTCTACGCCATGGCGGATGGACAGACGGGCGACCGGGAGACGTACCTGAAGGACGGCCCCTATGAGGGGCGCATGCTCACGATGCGCGCGGTGAAGCTCACCCTGGATGGCGCGCTGGGCAGCCGGGGCGCGGCGATGCACCAGGACTACAGCGACGAACCCGGGCACCGCGGCCTGCTGCTGCTGTCCCCCGAGGAGTACGAGGCGCGCGTGCGCGCCTTCATGGCGCGGGGCTTCCAGGTGTGCACGCATGCGATTGGAGACCGGGCCAACACGGTGGTGCTGGACGTGCTCTCGCGCGCGGCCGAGGCCACCGGCACGCTCCAGTCCGGCCGGCACCGCGTGGAGCACGCGCAAGTCATGCGCCCCGAGGATATCGAACGGCTGGGCCGCAGCGGCTTCATCGCAAGCGTGCAGCCCACGCACGCCACCAGCGACATGCCGTGGGCGGAGGCCCGCGTGGGAGCGGAGCGCATCCGCGGGGCCTACGCGTGGCAGCGGCTGAAGGCGTCCGGCGCGGTGCTGGCGTTGGGCAGCGACTTCCCCGTGGAGCGGCCCAACGTGCTGGCGGGCCTGTACGCGGCGCGCACGCGACAGGACGTCCGGGGCCTGCCGGAAGGCGGCTGGTACGGGGAGCAGCGGCTGAGCGGGCAGGAGGCGCTGGAGGGCTTCACCGTGGGCGCGGCGCACGCGTCCTTCGCCGAAGCCCGGCGCGGCCGGCTCCAGCCCGGCATGGACGCGGACTTCGTGGCCCTGTCGGTGGACCCGGTGGACGGGCCCGTCACCGCGCTGCCCGGCGCCGAGGTGCGGCTGACGGTGGTGGCCGGCGTGGAGGTCTACCGCGCCTTCCAGCGCTGA
- a CDS encoding DUF6068 family protein, giving the protein MRKPVASSLSRSAMLCAALALGTSCKSVEPHTTPSGETTAPPEVSTQEPVTETTSETGTETPTRRGNSPWLRARVGDRVAYSFSANRKAMGRQQPGTMPEAAVAGVVTLEVVAVELPWVWVTLYFTEDGGAPSRRPMLARPLVVPVRADESRALEIPREGKQSTEQLTAAGRHWEAKRYLNDKRAFDGPLENRLYAATPGPLYLTNGLLDASITLAGFAMGGGSQLTLVEARQGQEGGTGLPPTLARPWGPGTWFDMRVETEGTTSVLRTCQAAERGFILRQQVTQPTSGAACPDFAQAKAVPLEEAVLARIWESLDARQWPPAPEGAAPAKRETLTVGTHRVPVLQFETAQPQANNVRVQAYAADPWEDALSGLAHEARFQPLLDHVTPGGGGTQLTDWGVWVPGVTP; this is encoded by the coding sequence ATGCGAAAGCCTGTCGCCTCCTCCTTGTCCCGCTCCGCGATGCTGTGCGCAGCCCTGGCCCTTGGCACGAGCTGCAAGAGCGTGGAACCCCACACCACGCCCTCCGGGGAGACCACCGCGCCGCCGGAAGTTTCCACCCAGGAGCCCGTGACGGAGACGACGTCGGAGACCGGGACGGAGACGCCAACGCGACGCGGCAACTCGCCCTGGCTGCGGGCTCGCGTGGGCGACCGCGTGGCGTATTCCTTCTCCGCCAACCGCAAGGCCATGGGCCGGCAGCAGCCCGGCACCATGCCAGAGGCCGCGGTGGCCGGCGTGGTGACGCTGGAGGTCGTGGCGGTGGAGCTGCCCTGGGTCTGGGTGACGCTCTACTTCACCGAGGATGGCGGCGCGCCGTCGCGGCGGCCGATGCTGGCGCGGCCGCTGGTGGTGCCCGTGCGAGCGGATGAGTCGCGTGCGCTGGAGATCCCCCGCGAGGGCAAGCAGAGCACCGAGCAGCTCACCGCCGCGGGCCGCCACTGGGAAGCGAAGCGCTACCTCAACGACAAGCGGGCGTTCGACGGCCCGCTGGAGAACCGCCTCTACGCGGCGACGCCGGGCCCGCTGTACCTCACCAATGGCCTGCTCGACGCGAGCATCACGCTGGCGGGCTTCGCCATGGGCGGCGGCTCACAGCTCACCCTGGTGGAGGCGCGCCAGGGACAGGAGGGGGGCACCGGATTGCCTCCGACGCTCGCCCGCCCTTGGGGGCCGGGCACCTGGTTCGACATGCGGGTGGAGACGGAAGGCACCACGTCCGTGCTGCGCACCTGCCAGGCCGCGGAGCGAGGCTTCATCCTGCGTCAGCAGGTGACGCAGCCCACCTCGGGAGCGGCGTGCCCGGACTTCGCCCAGGCGAAAGCCGTGCCACTGGAGGAGGCGGTGCTCGCGCGCATCTGGGAGTCACTGGACGCACGGCAATGGCCCCCTGCCCCCGAGGGCGCTGCACCAGCGAAGCGCGAAACGCTGACGGTGGGCACGCACCGGGTGCCGGTGCTGCAGTTCGAGACGGCGCAGCCCCAGGCGAACAACGTCCGCGTCCAGGCCTACGCCGCCGACCCCTGGGAGGATGCACTCTCCGGGCTGGCCCACGAGGCCCGCTTCCAGCCGCTGCTTGACCACGTCACGCCCGGCGGTGGCGGCACGCAGCTGACGGACTGGGGCGTGTGGGTGCCGGGCGTCACGCCGTAG
- a CDS encoding organic hydroperoxide resistance protein: MAPVALSPLYSTSATAHGGRNGRVKSEDGVLDLPLAMPKELGGAGGAVTNPEQLFAAGYSACFESALRLVARMQGKNLGNDAGVHATVTIGKTPDGGFGLAVELQGILPGIPNDEAQKLMAAAHEVCPYSKATRGNIDVKVSVAG, translated from the coding sequence ATGGCTCCCGTCGCTCTCTCTCCGCTGTACAGCACCTCCGCCACCGCCCACGGTGGCCGCAACGGCCGCGTGAAGTCGGAGGACGGCGTCCTGGACCTGCCCCTGGCCATGCCCAAGGAGCTGGGTGGCGCGGGCGGCGCCGTCACCAACCCGGAGCAGCTCTTCGCGGCGGGCTACTCCGCCTGCTTCGAGAGCGCGCTGCGGCTGGTGGCGCGCATGCAGGGGAAGAACCTGGGCAACGACGCGGGCGTGCACGCCACCGTCACCATCGGCAAGACGCCGGACGGCGGCTTCGGGCTCGCGGTGGAGCTCCAGGGAATCCTGCCGGGAATCCCCAATGACGAGGCCCAGAAGCTGATGGCGGCGGCCCACGAGGTGTGCCCGTACTCGAAGGCCACGCGCGGCAACATCGACGTGAAGGTCTCCGTCGCTGGCTAG
- a CDS encoding MarR family winged helix-turn-helix transcriptional regulator, with protein sequence MSMDDPLSLDRQICFPLYVAARAMTQAYAPLLSRLGLTYPQYLVLLVLWETDGETVKRMGERLYLDSGTLTPLLKRMESQGLVRRERSAEDARSVRIYLTSEGRALRRKATSIPEAMACKLGLTLEEATRLRRDVQRLFEVLSQSHVDSAK encoded by the coding sequence ATGTCGATGGATGACCCGCTCAGCCTGGACCGGCAAATCTGCTTCCCGCTCTACGTGGCGGCCCGGGCGATGACGCAGGCGTATGCGCCGCTGCTGTCACGGCTGGGCCTGACGTACCCGCAGTACCTGGTGTTGCTGGTGCTGTGGGAGACGGACGGGGAGACGGTGAAGAGGATGGGGGAGCGGCTGTACCTGGACTCGGGGACGCTCACGCCGCTGCTCAAGCGGATGGAGTCCCAGGGCCTGGTGCGGCGGGAGCGGAGCGCGGAGGACGCGCGCTCGGTGCGCATCTACCTGACGTCCGAAGGGCGGGCCCTGCGCCGCAAGGCCACGTCCATTCCCGAAGCGATGGCCTGCAAGTTGGGGCTGACGCTGGAGGAAGCGACCCGCCTGCGTCGCGACGTCCAGCGCCTTTTCGAAGTGCTTTCGCAGTCCCACGTTGATTCCGCGAAGTAA
- a CDS encoding S8 family serine peptidase — MEISRKPKSPVSQSTRAGDTAKPAAAARPVEKAPVQTAKDGFDSAPTGGARGSNFVDRPKGNFVDRPTGLPQGTPSALPASAFTFGSGHVAVRPFAARAPVTLTASATPNAKVNDLQTTTSTVSFDQDVKLDSLKLNLDLAHTFKGDLVVKLTSPSGKTETLHNRKGGSADDIKGSFDLAAFKGESTKGTWTLSVEDKARRDTGTLKSWSLDAAGQTTGTGPIEEPKPQLSGPPVIAVFDGGVDFKHSDLDDAMWVNPNEVAGDGIDNDGNGVKDDIYGYNVGYNSGDVMRGSGTDHGTHVAGIIAAEDNGEGNTGVAAGKAKIMSLGGLYNGADLLTNFERGVDYMVKMKTEHGVNIRAVNASFGNEYRDAASVKRWTDAVQKLADADILLVAATANGYGSNLNDVADMPANIDLPNVITVASMDKKNDKLADFSSYGDKVVELAAVGEDVLSTVPGGRWEEMSGTSMATPTVAGAAALMFAENPNLTAAQVRDLLVQTVEVDSDLKGKVSTSGKLDIEAAVAAAKATLEDDTTVAGR, encoded by the coding sequence ATGGAAATCTCTCGCAAGCCGAAGTCGCCCGTGTCGCAGTCCACCCGCGCTGGTGACACGGCCAAGCCGGCCGCTGCGGCCAGGCCCGTGGAGAAGGCGCCGGTCCAGACGGCGAAGGATGGCTTCGACTCGGCGCCCACGGGTGGCGCGCGGGGCTCCAACTTCGTGGACCGCCCGAAGGGCAACTTCGTGGACCGCCCCACGGGCCTGCCCCAGGGCACCCCGTCGGCGCTGCCGGCCTCGGCCTTCACCTTCGGCTCCGGCCACGTCGCCGTCCGTCCCTTCGCGGCCCGCGCGCCCGTGACGCTGACGGCGTCCGCCACGCCCAACGCGAAGGTGAACGACCTCCAGACGACGACGTCCACCGTGTCCTTCGACCAGGACGTGAAGCTGGACTCGCTGAAGCTGAACCTGGACCTGGCGCACACCTTCAAGGGTGACCTGGTCGTCAAGCTGACCAGCCCCTCCGGCAAGACGGAGACCCTCCACAACCGCAAGGGCGGCAGCGCGGACGACATCAAGGGCAGCTTCGACCTGGCCGCCTTCAAGGGCGAGTCCACCAAGGGCACCTGGACGCTCTCCGTCGAGGACAAGGCTCGCCGCGACACGGGCACCCTGAAGAGCTGGAGCCTGGACGCCGCCGGTCAGACGACGGGCACGGGCCCCATCGAGGAGCCGAAGCCCCAGCTCTCTGGCCCGCCGGTCATCGCCGTGTTCGACGGCGGCGTGGACTTCAAGCACTCCGACCTGGATGACGCGATGTGGGTCAACCCGAACGAGGTCGCGGGTGACGGCATCGACAACGACGGCAACGGCGTCAAGGACGACATCTACGGCTACAACGTCGGCTACAACAGCGGCGACGTGATGCGCGGCAGCGGCACGGACCACGGCACGCACGTGGCCGGCATCATCGCCGCCGAGGACAACGGCGAGGGCAACACCGGCGTCGCCGCGGGCAAGGCGAAGATCATGAGCTTGGGCGGCCTGTACAACGGCGCGGACCTCCTCACGAACTTCGAGCGCGGCGTCGACTACATGGTGAAGATGAAGACCGAGCACGGCGTGAACATCCGCGCCGTCAACGCGAGCTTCGGCAACGAGTACCGTGACGCGGCCTCCGTGAAGCGCTGGACGGACGCGGTGCAGAAGCTGGCTGACGCGGACATCCTCCTGGTCGCGGCCACGGCGAACGGCTACGGCAGCAACCTGAACGACGTGGCGGACATGCCCGCCAACATCGACCTGCCCAACGTCATCACCGTGGCGTCCATGGACAAGAAGAACGACAAGCTCGCGGACTTCTCCTCCTACGGGGACAAGGTCGTGGAGCTGGCCGCGGTGGGCGAGGACGTGCTGAGCACCGTCCCGGGCGGCCGCTGGGAGGAGATGAGCGGCACCTCCATGGCCACCCCGACGGTGGCGGGCGCCGCGGCGCTGATGTTCGCCGAAAACCCCAACCTGACGGCCGCGCAGGTGCGTGACCTGCTGGTCCAGACGGTCGAGGTGGACTCCGACCTCAAGGGCAAGGTGAGCACCAGTGGCAAGCTGGACATCGAGGCCGCCGTCGCCGCCGCCAAGGCCACGCTTGAGGACGACACCACGGTCGCCGGGCGCTGA
- a CDS encoding HipA family kinase, which translates to MPRTVTATRYVTPLREGGSLPAIIEADDAGLYVVKFRGAGQGAKALVAELIAGELARELGLRVPELVLVELDPALGRNEPDSEIRELLKASAGLNLALDYLPASVTFDPVADPAPTAAEASGIVAFDAYITNVDRTPRNPNMLTWHRKLWLIDHGASLYFHHSWDDWEARSQGRFAPIKDHVLLPWATALSEAGKHLGERITREVVERIVGAIPEAWLTSTESPFPTAEAHRAAYATWLLRRLEAVPAFIEEADRARAQLV; encoded by the coding sequence ATGCCAAGGACGGTCACCGCCACGCGCTACGTGACGCCACTGCGGGAGGGCGGCTCGCTGCCGGCCATCATCGAGGCGGACGACGCGGGGCTCTACGTCGTGAAGTTCCGGGGCGCCGGACAGGGCGCCAAGGCGCTCGTCGCCGAGCTCATCGCCGGAGAGCTGGCCCGGGAGCTGGGCCTGCGGGTGCCGGAGCTCGTACTGGTGGAGCTGGACCCGGCCCTGGGACGCAACGAGCCGGACTCCGAGATTCGCGAGCTGCTCAAGGCCAGCGCGGGCCTCAACCTGGCGCTGGACTACCTTCCGGCGTCGGTGACGTTCGACCCGGTGGCGGACCCCGCGCCCACCGCGGCGGAGGCGTCCGGCATCGTCGCCTTCGACGCGTACATCACCAACGTGGACCGGACTCCACGCAACCCCAACATGCTGACCTGGCACCGGAAGCTGTGGCTCATCGACCACGGGGCCTCGCTGTACTTCCACCATTCGTGGGACGACTGGGAGGCGCGCAGCCAGGGCCGCTTCGCGCCCATCAAGGACCACGTGTTGCTGCCGTGGGCCACGGCGCTGTCGGAGGCCGGCAAGCACCTGGGCGAGCGAATCACCCGGGAGGTGGTGGAGCGCATCGTCGGGGCCATTCCGGAGGCATGGCTCACGAGCACCGAGTCCCCCTTCCCCACCGCCGAGGCGCACCGCGCCGCCTACGCCACCTGGCTGCTGCGCCGGCTGGAAGCCGTGCCCGCGTTCATCGAGGAGGCGGACCGTGCCCGCGCCCAGCTCGTTTGA
- a CDS encoding DUF3037 domain-containing protein: MPAPSSFDYAIIRVVPRVEREEFINAGVVLFCATQRFLGVRVEPDEARLKALWPDVDVDVIRGHLESFRRVCEGGKDSGPIGQLSQKERWHWVVAPRSTIIQTGPVHSGLCAEPQAALEHLLDTVVRMKRATASPGGR, translated from the coding sequence GTGCCCGCGCCCAGCTCGTTTGATTACGCCATCATCCGCGTCGTCCCGCGCGTGGAGCGCGAGGAGTTCATCAACGCGGGCGTCGTCCTCTTCTGCGCCACCCAGCGCTTCCTGGGCGTGCGCGTGGAGCCGGACGAAGCGCGGTTGAAGGCGCTGTGGCCCGACGTTGACGTGGACGTGATTCGCGGCCACCTGGAGAGCTTCCGCCGCGTGTGCGAGGGCGGGAAGGACTCGGGGCCCATTGGCCAGCTGTCCCAGAAGGAGCGCTGGCACTGGGTGGTGGCGCCGCGCAGCACCATCATCCAGACGGGGCCGGTGCACTCCGGCCTGTGCGCCGAGCCCCAGGCGGCGCTGGAGCACCTGCTGGACACCGTGGTGCGGATGAAGCGCGCTACTGCGTCACCCGGCGGCCGGTGA
- a CDS encoding endonuclease/exonuclease/phosphatase family protein: MSPSPLRIVTYNVRYFGHMLRGLASTVGPKRRVAAALASLDPLPDVVCLQEVETSSLRSNIADRPKQPGETQLTAFMGRMVETFDRLGREMPYEAFYFRAHHYKLREVSLYTTGLAVLVNTRKLEVATHNVGAPQAITHHHVQRLKDRKQSRICAHMRLLRREDMHPFHIFNTHLSLPTPFAREFWATRDKMGGGVNQLHEARKLTEFMQGLTGDEPYIVCGDFNSPPASPVYRYLTTDGRLTCAQAAVGQIDPNVSRGFPTAGFMHMRMHLDHVFSGAGVRWLDTQETSPFGDLRSRFHGLSDHMPIVARFSLDSGKTLITPPPTSLLL; encoded by the coding sequence ATGAGCCCATCCCCGCTGCGAATCGTCACCTACAACGTCCGCTACTTCGGCCACATGCTCCGCGGCCTGGCGAGCACCGTGGGCCCCAAGCGGCGCGTCGCCGCGGCGTTGGCGTCGCTGGACCCGCTGCCGGATGTCGTCTGCCTGCAAGAGGTGGAGACGTCCTCGCTGCGCAGCAACATCGCCGACCGGCCCAAGCAGCCGGGCGAGACGCAGCTCACCGCCTTCATGGGCCGGATGGTGGAGACGTTCGACAGGCTGGGCCGGGAGATGCCCTACGAGGCCTTCTACTTCCGCGCCCACCACTACAAGCTCCGCGAGGTGTCCCTCTACACCACCGGGCTGGCGGTGCTGGTGAACACGCGCAAGCTGGAGGTGGCCACGCACAACGTGGGCGCCCCCCAGGCCATCACCCACCACCACGTCCAACGGCTCAAGGACCGGAAGCAGAGCCGCATCTGCGCGCACATGCGCCTGCTGCGCCGCGAGGACATGCACCCCTTCCACATCTTCAACACCCACCTCAGCCTGCCCACGCCCTTCGCCCGTGAGTTCTGGGCCACGCGAGACAAGATGGGCGGCGGCGTCAACCAACTCCACGAGGCGCGCAAGCTGACGGAGTTCATGCAAGGGCTCACCGGCGACGAGCCCTACATCGTGTGCGGGGATTTCAACTCGCCGCCCGCGTCACCCGTTTACCGCTACCTCACCACCGATGGCCGGCTCACCTGCGCGCAGGCCGCCGTGGGACAGATTGACCCGAACGTGTCGCGCGGCTTTCCCACCGCCGGCTTCATGCACATGCGGATGCACCTGGACCACGTGTTCTCCGGCGCGGGCGTGCGCTGGCTCGACACGCAGGAGACGTCGCCTTTCGGGGACCTCCGCAGCCGCTTCCACGGGCTGTCCGACCACATGCCCATCGTCGCGCGCTTCTCCCTGGACAGCGGCAAGACGCTCATCACGCCTCCGCCGACGTCGCTGCTGCTGTAG